A window of Opitutus sp. ER46 contains these coding sequences:
- a CDS encoding hybrid non-ribosomal peptide synthetase/type I polyketide synthase: MTTPASTVSEAVAIVGLAGRFPRARNLDEFWRNLCTGTEVISRFGNDEVEWLPIEHAPDLADPRFVKARGVLEKPEWFDAAFFGINPREAAIMDPQHRVFLECAWEALEDAGCDPDTYPGLIGVFAGASMNTYLFTNLLTNPDLVKDHGLFASMILNDGDFVPTRVSYKLNLRGPSLNVQTACSTSLVAVGLAVQNLLSYRCDVALAGGVSITFPAHRGQHHLEGGIMSADGHCRAFDARASGTVLGDGAGIVVLKRLSEAVAEGDRIYAVIKGHAINNDGAVKIGYTAPSIDGQAECIAMAQDEAGVAPETISYVEAHGTGTPLGDPIEIAGLTKAFGLRPDASGQVAKTCAVGSVKSNIGHLDVAAGVAGMIKTVLALQHGKIPPSLHFETPNPKLELERTPFVINQALRPWPRSTTPRRAGVSSFGIGGTNAHVVLEEAPLPAAIGPSRRARHLLVVSAKTPTAVAAAAERLAAHLETHPEQALADVAFSLQTRRKGFAHRRAVVAGSREEAIAALRADVNGGGAGGDGSGGPRPLTAAGEATTAPRVTFMFPGQGAQYVGMASELYETELRFRATVDRCARLLQPHLGRDIRTVMFGQGDAGAADELGQTRLTQPALFVIEYALADLWMFYGIRPHAVIGHSLGEYVAACLAGVFKLEDALAIVAERARLMQAQPPGAMLAVRLTVEEIAPYLQEPLSLAATNARGLCVVSGPFDAITALEKKLGEGDVASRRLATSHAFHSAMMDGAAGPLTDFIRRFPRQAPQLPILSNVTGQWLTPEQAQDPAYWAAHLRQTVRFAEGIATLTTAGARHVLLEVGPGETLAGLARQCGLAGEVIVTSSLGRPRQGVAEYAALLRAVGQLWAVGAAVEWKKIYDGELRRFVALPTYPFERSRFYIEPGRPAERAPRTIAAAHAGAMPPQDGVRDPAVASGTNDAARAARDGATATAGVPAGTRADAVRALFAELSGVALTPADDAVPFVQLGFDSLFLTQASVALAKRFGVEVAFRQLREGLRTIAGVAAHLEAQEATRQATAPTPSANEAAPVAAAGSDVIPTTEAQRELWLVSQLGQSASAAYHESTNLWLDGELDRAALQRAFDALVARHEALRVELLPGGETQRIAPAVAATLADADLSALEPAAREARLRAFIGDELERPFTLEHGPLFRGHLVRLEPRRHLFLLVVHHVICDGWSLGTLQKELGELYAAEAAGRPLPPRPTTRYRELVTRQVQAGETPVFQKAEAYWLSQYADSVPALDLPGDRARPAERTQAGAFLLRSLPAELTTALQELAARQDTTLFTVLFAAFNVLLNRLSGQADVVVGIPAATQVIDGAEDAVGHFVNLLPVRNRVAAGQGFAALLGEVKNRLGESLEHWRYPFGRLLQRLNLPRDPGRVPLANVVFNSTRLHETVPFGPLQAEAGGNAKRFSHFDLNLNFALQGGVITLGAYYSCELFDEATVARWLGHYETLLRGVVAASESPVEALPLLAPTERDELLQWGKGPELPYDHEAVIADLFAAQVRRTPDAVALVAGKERLTYRELDARATMLAERLRRLGVGPGKLVGLCLERRSELLVAILGILKAGGAYVPLDPTYPADRLEFMVADAGMSVLVTQSSLVERLPAGRFDYVLVDGAGPTDVAVGAAVPAPLGRPTPGSPAYVIYTSGSTGRPKGVVVPQRAVVALVAWARAWYQPEELDGVLFATSAAFDISIFEIFCPLCLGGKLVMVENLLRLAEGAPAEPVRFLSGVPSALAEVVRLKAVPPTVTTVALAGEAFPQWLVEALHELPHIERVFELYGPTETTVYSTGGLRTRGTQPSLGRPFPNEQIYILDGRGQPVPVGVVGEIYVAGDKVALGYLNRPELTAARFVADPFVAGATMYRSGDLARWRTDGTIESVGRADHQLKVRGFRVELGEIEAVLAQHPAVAECVVVARQDAAGQPRLLAYAVADAGQVAEPRALREHLMTVLPEYMVPVAVQVLARWPLTANGKLDRNALPEPELVRADATLAAPRTTTEELLAEIWRGVLALDQVGVHDNFFERGGHSLLAAQVMARVRDAFEVELSLREFFAAPTIAGLAAVIESAMIREITGGEPGRLARVEELS, translated from the coding sequence ATGACGACTCCAGCTTCCACTGTCTCCGAGGCCGTCGCGATTGTCGGCCTCGCCGGACGCTTTCCCCGCGCCCGCAATCTCGACGAGTTCTGGCGCAATCTCTGCACCGGCACCGAAGTCATCTCCCGCTTTGGCAATGACGAGGTGGAGTGGCTGCCGATTGAGCATGCGCCCGACCTGGCCGATCCGCGCTTCGTGAAGGCGCGCGGCGTGCTGGAGAAGCCGGAGTGGTTCGACGCCGCGTTCTTCGGGATCAACCCGCGGGAGGCGGCGATCATGGACCCGCAGCACCGGGTGTTCCTGGAGTGCGCGTGGGAGGCGCTGGAGGACGCCGGTTGCGATCCGGACACGTACCCCGGGCTGATCGGGGTGTTTGCGGGCGCGAGCATGAACACATACCTTTTCACCAATCTCCTCACGAATCCGGACCTGGTGAAGGACCACGGGCTGTTTGCATCGATGATCCTGAACGACGGCGACTTCGTGCCGACGCGCGTCTCGTACAAGCTGAACCTCCGCGGTCCGAGCCTGAACGTGCAGACCGCGTGTTCCACCTCGCTCGTGGCGGTGGGTCTCGCGGTGCAGAATCTTCTCTCGTACCGCTGTGACGTGGCGCTGGCCGGCGGCGTATCGATCACCTTTCCGGCCCACCGCGGGCAACATCACCTCGAAGGCGGCATCATGTCCGCTGACGGGCATTGCCGGGCGTTCGACGCGCGCGCGTCGGGCACGGTGCTCGGCGACGGCGCGGGCATCGTGGTGCTGAAGCGGCTGAGCGAGGCGGTGGCGGAGGGCGACCGCATCTACGCCGTGATCAAGGGCCACGCCATCAACAACGACGGCGCGGTGAAGATCGGCTACACGGCCCCCAGCATCGATGGCCAGGCGGAGTGCATCGCGATGGCGCAGGACGAGGCGGGCGTGGCGCCCGAAACGATCTCGTACGTTGAGGCGCACGGCACGGGCACACCCCTGGGCGACCCGATCGAAATCGCCGGCCTGACGAAAGCCTTCGGGCTGCGGCCAGACGCTAGCGGTCAGGTCGCGAAGACCTGCGCGGTGGGCTCGGTGAAGAGCAACATCGGGCACCTCGATGTGGCGGCAGGCGTGGCGGGCATGATCAAGACGGTGCTCGCGCTGCAGCACGGCAAGATCCCGCCGAGCCTGCACTTCGAGACCCCAAACCCGAAGCTCGAGCTGGAGCGGACGCCGTTCGTCATCAACCAGGCGCTGCGGCCCTGGCCGCGGTCGACGACCCCGCGCCGCGCCGGCGTGAGCTCCTTTGGCATCGGCGGCACGAACGCGCACGTCGTACTCGAGGAGGCGCCGCTGCCGGCCGCGATCGGACCCTCGCGACGCGCGCGTCACCTGCTCGTGGTGTCGGCCAAGACGCCGACGGCAGTCGCGGCGGCGGCGGAGCGGCTGGCGGCGCATCTGGAGACGCATCCGGAGCAGGCGCTGGCGGACGTGGCATTTTCGCTGCAGACGCGCCGCAAGGGCTTTGCCCACCGCCGCGCGGTGGTGGCCGGTTCGCGCGAGGAGGCGATTGCGGCGCTGCGGGCGGACGTGAACGGAGGCGGGGCGGGCGGAGACGGGAGTGGCGGACCGCGGCCGCTGACGGCGGCGGGCGAGGCGACGACGGCCCCGCGGGTGACCTTCATGTTTCCCGGCCAGGGCGCGCAGTACGTCGGGATGGCGAGCGAACTTTACGAGACCGAGCTGCGGTTCCGGGCGACGGTGGATCGCTGTGCGCGCCTCCTGCAGCCGCACCTCGGGCGGGACATCCGCACGGTGATGTTCGGCCAGGGCGACGCCGGCGCCGCTGATGAACTCGGGCAGACGCGGCTGACGCAGCCGGCGCTGTTCGTGATCGAGTATGCGCTCGCGGACCTGTGGATGTTCTACGGCATCCGGCCGCACGCTGTGATTGGACACAGTCTCGGGGAATACGTGGCCGCGTGTCTCGCGGGCGTGTTCAAGCTCGAGGACGCGCTGGCGATCGTCGCCGAACGCGCGCGCCTGATGCAGGCGCAACCGCCTGGAGCGATGCTCGCGGTGCGCCTGACGGTGGAAGAGATTGCGCCGTACCTGCAGGAACCCCTTTCGCTGGCCGCCACCAATGCCCGTGGGCTCTGCGTCGTTTCCGGACCATTCGATGCGATCACGGCGTTGGAGAAAAAGCTCGGCGAAGGCGACGTCGCGAGCAGGCGGTTGGCGACGTCGCATGCCTTTCATTCGGCGATGATGGACGGCGCGGCGGGACCGCTGACCGACTTCATCCGCCGGTTTCCGCGGCAGGCGCCGCAGTTGCCGATCCTCTCAAACGTCACCGGGCAGTGGCTGACGCCGGAGCAGGCGCAGGACCCCGCGTACTGGGCCGCGCACCTGCGGCAGACGGTGCGCTTTGCGGAAGGGATCGCGACGCTCACGACGGCCGGCGCGCGCCATGTGTTGCTGGAAGTGGGGCCCGGGGAAACGCTGGCGGGACTCGCGCGGCAGTGCGGCCTCGCGGGAGAGGTGATCGTCACGAGCTCACTCGGACGTCCGCGGCAGGGTGTGGCGGAGTATGCGGCGCTCCTGCGGGCGGTCGGCCAGTTGTGGGCGGTCGGCGCGGCCGTGGAGTGGAAGAAGATCTACGATGGGGAACTGCGCCGCTTCGTGGCGCTGCCGACGTACCCCTTTGAACGGAGCCGGTTCTACATTGAACCGGGCCGGCCGGCAGAACGTGCGCCGCGGACAATCGCGGCGGCGCATGCCGGCGCGATGCCACCGCAGGACGGTGTGCGCGATCCGGCGGTGGCATCCGGCACGAACGACGCGGCGCGTGCCGCGCGGGACGGGGCGACGGCGACCGCTGGCGTTCCCGCCGGCACGCGGGCCGACGCGGTGCGCGCGCTGTTCGCGGAGTTGTCCGGCGTGGCGCTGACGCCCGCGGACGACGCCGTGCCGTTCGTCCAGCTTGGTTTCGACTCGCTGTTCCTCACCCAGGCCAGCGTCGCGCTGGCGAAGCGCTTTGGCGTGGAGGTGGCGTTCCGGCAGTTGCGCGAAGGACTGCGGACCATCGCGGGCGTGGCGGCGCACCTGGAGGCGCAGGAGGCCACGCGGCAGGCGACGGCGCCGACGCCATCGGCCAACGAGGCTGCGCCAGTTGCGGCCGCTGGGTCGGACGTGATTCCTACGACCGAGGCGCAGCGGGAGCTGTGGCTGGTGAGCCAGCTGGGGCAGAGCGCCTCGGCGGCGTATCACGAGTCCACAAACCTCTGGCTGGACGGGGAACTGGACCGCGCCGCCCTGCAGCGGGCGTTTGACGCGCTGGTGGCGCGGCACGAGGCGTTGCGCGTGGAGCTGCTTCCGGGCGGTGAGACGCAGCGGATCGCGCCGGCGGTCGCGGCGACGCTGGCGGACGCGGACCTCTCGGCGCTCGAGCCAGCGGCGCGCGAAGCGCGCCTGCGCGCGTTCATTGGCGACGAGCTGGAACGCCCGTTTACGCTGGAGCATGGACCGCTGTTCCGGGGGCACCTCGTCCGGCTCGAACCGCGCCGGCACCTGTTCCTTCTGGTCGTGCACCACGTCATCTGCGACGGCTGGTCGCTGGGCACGCTGCAGAAGGAGCTGGGCGAGCTCTATGCCGCCGAGGCGGCGGGGCGGCCCTTGCCGCCGCGGCCGACCACGCGTTACCGCGAGCTGGTGACGCGGCAGGTGCAGGCCGGGGAGACGCCGGTGTTTCAGAAAGCGGAGGCGTACTGGCTGTCCCAGTACGCAGATTCGGTGCCCGCGCTGGATCTGCCGGGCGACCGGGCCCGACCCGCGGAGCGGACGCAGGCGGGCGCGTTCCTGCTGCGGTCGCTGCCCGCGGAGCTGACGACGGCATTGCAGGAACTCGCGGCGCGCCAGGACACGACGCTGTTCACGGTGTTGTTTGCGGCGTTCAACGTGCTGCTGAACCGGCTGAGCGGGCAGGCGGACGTGGTCGTGGGCATTCCCGCGGCGACCCAGGTCATCGATGGAGCGGAGGACGCGGTCGGCCACTTCGTGAACCTGCTGCCGGTGCGGAATCGCGTGGCGGCGGGGCAGGGCTTTGCGGCGTTGCTCGGGGAGGTGAAGAACCGGCTGGGCGAGTCGCTCGAGCACTGGCGGTATCCCTTTGGCCGGCTGCTGCAGCGGTTGAACCTGCCGCGCGACCCCGGCCGGGTGCCGCTGGCCAACGTGGTGTTCAACTCGACGCGGTTGCACGAGACGGTGCCGTTTGGGCCCCTGCAGGCGGAGGCGGGTGGCAACGCGAAGCGCTTCTCGCATTTCGACCTGAACCTGAACTTTGCGCTTCAAGGGGGCGTGATCACGCTGGGCGCGTACTACAGCTGCGAGCTCTTCGACGAGGCGACGGTGGCGCGGTGGCTCGGCCACTATGAGACGCTGTTGCGCGGCGTCGTGGCGGCGTCCGAGAGCCCGGTCGAGGCGCTGCCCCTGCTCGCGCCGACGGAGCGCGACGAGCTGCTGCAGTGGGGCAAGGGCCCGGAACTGCCCTACGACCACGAGGCGGTGATCGCCGACCTCTTCGCGGCGCAGGTGCGCCGGACGCCCGATGCAGTGGCGCTCGTGGCCGGCAAGGAGCGACTCACGTATCGGGAACTTGATGCGCGCGCCACGATGCTGGCGGAGCGACTCCGCCGCCTGGGGGTCGGCCCTGGAAAACTCGTGGGACTCTGTCTCGAGCGCCGGAGCGAACTGCTGGTGGCAATCCTGGGCATCCTCAAGGCGGGCGGTGCGTACGTGCCGCTGGATCCGACTTACCCGGCGGACCGGCTGGAGTTCATGGTGGCGGATGCGGGGATGTCTGTCCTGGTGACGCAGTCGAGCCTCGTGGAGCGGCTGCCGGCGGGACGCTTCGATTACGTGCTGGTGGACGGGGCGGGGCCGACGGATGTCGCGGTCGGTGCCGCGGTGCCGGCGCCGCTGGGCCGGCCCACCCCGGGCAGCCCCGCGTATGTGATCTACACCTCAGGCTCGACAGGTCGGCCGAAAGGCGTGGTGGTGCCGCAGCGGGCGGTGGTGGCGCTGGTGGCGTGGGCGCGGGCTTGGTACCAACCGGAGGAACTCGACGGCGTCCTGTTCGCGACCTCGGCTGCGTTCGACATCTCGATCTTCGAAATTTTCTGCCCGCTCTGCCTCGGCGGAAAGCTGGTCATGGTGGAGAATCTCCTGCGGCTGGCGGAGGGCGCGCCGGCGGAGCCCGTGCGGTTCCTCAGCGGCGTACCCTCGGCGCTGGCTGAGGTCGTGCGGCTGAAGGCGGTGCCGCCGACGGTCACGACGGTGGCGCTCGCCGGCGAGGCGTTTCCCCAGTGGCTGGTGGAGGCGTTGCACGAGCTGCCGCATATCGAGCGGGTATTTGAGCTCTACGGGCCGACCGAAACGACGGTGTATTCGACCGGCGGGCTCCGGACGCGCGGCACACAGCCGTCGCTGGGCCGGCCGTTCCCGAATGAGCAGATCTACATTCTCGATGGCCGCGGGCAGCCGGTGCCGGTGGGCGTGGTCGGAGAGATTTACGTCGCGGGCGACAAGGTCGCGCTCGGCTACCTGAACCGGCCCGAGCTTACCGCGGCGCGGTTCGTGGCTGATCCCTTCGTAGCCGGGGCGACGATGTATCGCTCGGGCGACCTGGCCCGGTGGCGGACTGACGGCACGATCGAATCGGTCGGCCGGGCGGACCACCAGCTGAAGGTGCGCGGCTTTCGCGTGGAGCTCGGCGAGATCGAAGCCGTGCTGGCGCAGCATCCGGCCGTGGCTGAATGCGTCGTGGTGGCGCGGCAGGACGCGGCGGGCCAGCCGCGGCTACTGGCCTATGCGGTGGCGGATGCCGGCCAGGTGGCGGAGCCGCGGGCCCTGCGGGAGCACCTGATGACGGTGCTGCCGGAGTACATGGTGCCCGTGGCCGTGCAGGTGCTGGCGCGCTGGCCGTTGACGGCCAACGGCAAGCTGGACCGGAACGCGCTACCCGAGCCGGAACTCGTGCGCGCGGACGCGACGCTGGCGGCGCCGCGGACGACGACGGAGGAACTCCTCGCGGAGATCTGGCGCGGCGTGCTCGCGTTGGATCAGGTGGGCGTGCACGACAACTTTTTCGAACGGGGCGGGCATTCGCTGCTCGCCGCCCAGGTGATGGCGCGGGTGCGCGACGCCTTCGAGGTGGAGTTGTCGCTCCGCGAGTTCTTCGCGGCGCCGACGATCGCGGGCCTGGCGGCGGTCATCGAGAGCGCGATGATCCGCGAAATCACCGGTGGGGAACCCGGGCGGCTCGCCCGCGTGGAGGAATTATCATGA
- a CDS encoding MupA/Atu3671 family FMN-dependent luciferase-like monooxygenase: MENSPVFASATVGGDPVADARFTPAPEYLPASSGQRRLWFLDQMEPGSPLYSIPYLVRLRGPVDVAALRGALEMIVGRHESLRSTFVAVDAEPRQVVRAAWALDLPVTDLTTVPESARAAELDRQVAEEARRPFNLAQDLMLRARLFRLGQSEHALTIVMHHVAADGWSMAILYRELGQAYEALAKGAAPQLPELPVQYGDFAQWQQEFLRGETLARLVNFWRETMAGAPAVLELPADHPRPPIQSHRGATVRVKIPGALIEELKRLSQQNRVTLFMTLLAGFKALVHRYTGQNDLVMGSTLAGRDAAETEGLIGFFINNVALRTNLAGDPTVQELLGRIRDVTLAAYEHRELPYEKLVEELQPERNLSFDPVCQIFFMLQNVPTAPLTLSGVQLSVEPVYTGTTKADLTIWAIEQPDYLDVTAEYATDLFKAATIERMMGHYVTLLEGMVAHPAHRISQLPLLSAAERATVLGAWNATLTPYPQEQTIAGLFAEQVQRTPDAVALVFEQQTLTYKELDTRAERFARRLRAHGAGPEVLIAICIERSLEMMVGLLGILKSGAAYVPLDPTYPKERLAYMLQDSQAPVLVTLRRMVDRLPASETAQVVCVDDADEPAGADAGQGAGPKAENAAYVLYTSGSTGNPKGVVITHRNVVNFFVGMDQALGAEPGVWLALTSISFDISVLELCWTLTRGFKVVVLSDHARMPGAAAATRSPRQRRLDFSLFYFGSEPDAAEADRYRLTLEGAKFADQHGFNAVWTPERHFHAFGGLYPNPAVLGAALATVTQHVQIRAGSAVLPLHHPLRLAEEWSVVDNLSHGRVGLSVASGWHDRDFTLAPEKYVDRKEIMRREIETVRRLWRGEEVAFKGGRGNDVPVRVYPRPVQPELPIWVTTAGNPETFRVAGEVGANVLTHFLGQEPEDLARKIRVYREARRAAGHAGEGIVSVALHTFVGTDLEQVRAIVHDPLCRYLRESVELLRGMSQALYPGAEVKALSEEEMQAVVEYSFNRYFAACGLLGTPETCQRTLEKLAALGVDEVACLIDFGVPTAAALQSLTRLNEVRDAWQQQAGAAGEAEAAPDDFSLAAQMTRHGVTHLQCTPSFARMLSQTPESLQALKPLRKLMVGGEALPTGLAQELVRAVGGEIVNMYGPTETTIWSSTHRVVVEPSASGAVAIGRPIANTQLYILDANRQPVPVGIPGELWIGGDGLARGYLRRAALTAEKFVTLTIDPAAPGGGGRLYRTGDLARWREDGVVDFLGRVDFQVKIRGHRIELGEIEAALMQHTDVRQAVVALRTDTPDDPRLVAYLVPAGTEAPPAARLREFLKQKLPDHMVPAVYVPMARLPLTPNGKVDRKALPAPQASVAQSAQEFVAPTGDVEQTLAGIWKDILKAEDIGADDNFFDFGGHSLQVVQVQNRLRETLQVDVPVLKLFQYPTIRSLAKFIGEAAKDEPSLRQKVEERNRRRQAVIVPRRRAALLAERP, encoded by the coding sequence ATGGAAAACTCCCCCGTCTTTGCGTCTGCCACGGTGGGCGGCGACCCCGTCGCCGATGCCCGCTTCACCCCAGCGCCGGAGTATCTGCCGGCATCGTCCGGCCAGCGCCGGCTGTGGTTCCTCGACCAGATGGAGCCCGGTTCGCCGCTCTACAGTATTCCGTACCTCGTGCGGCTGCGCGGGCCCGTCGATGTGGCGGCGCTGCGCGGCGCGCTCGAGATGATCGTCGGCCGGCATGAGTCGCTGCGGAGCACGTTCGTCGCGGTGGACGCCGAGCCCCGCCAGGTGGTGCGGGCTGCCTGGGCGCTGGACCTGCCGGTCACGGACCTGACGACGGTCCCGGAGTCGGCCCGGGCGGCCGAGCTTGACCGCCAGGTGGCGGAGGAGGCGCGGCGGCCGTTCAACCTCGCGCAGGACCTGATGCTGCGCGCGCGGCTTTTCCGGCTGGGGCAGAGCGAGCATGCCCTGACCATCGTGATGCACCACGTCGCGGCGGACGGCTGGTCGATGGCGATACTCTACCGGGAACTCGGCCAGGCGTATGAGGCGCTGGCGAAGGGCGCGGCGCCGCAACTGCCCGAACTGCCGGTGCAATACGGCGATTTTGCGCAATGGCAGCAGGAATTCCTGCGCGGCGAGACGCTCGCGCGGCTGGTGAATTTCTGGCGCGAGACGATGGCGGGCGCACCGGCGGTGCTGGAACTGCCGGCCGACCATCCACGGCCGCCGATCCAATCGCATCGCGGCGCGACGGTGCGCGTGAAAATTCCCGGTGCGCTGATCGAGGAGCTGAAGCGGCTGAGCCAGCAGAACCGGGTGACGCTGTTCATGACGCTGCTCGCGGGCTTCAAGGCGCTCGTGCACCGCTACACCGGGCAGAACGACCTGGTGATGGGCTCGACGCTGGCCGGCCGCGACGCGGCGGAAACCGAGGGCCTGATCGGCTTTTTCATCAACAACGTCGCGCTGCGCACCAACCTCGCGGGAGATCCGACCGTGCAGGAACTACTCGGGCGCATCCGCGACGTGACCCTCGCGGCGTATGAGCATCGCGAGCTGCCGTACGAGAAGCTCGTCGAAGAGCTGCAGCCCGAGCGCAACCTGAGCTTCGACCCCGTCTGCCAGATCTTTTTCATGCTGCAGAACGTGCCGACGGCGCCCCTGACGCTGTCGGGGGTGCAGCTGAGCGTGGAGCCGGTTTACACCGGCACGACCAAGGCGGACCTGACCATCTGGGCGATCGAGCAGCCGGACTACCTGGACGTCACGGCGGAGTACGCGACCGACCTGTTCAAGGCGGCGACGATCGAGCGCATGATGGGCCACTATGTGACGTTGCTGGAAGGCATGGTTGCGCACCCCGCGCACCGGATCTCCCAGCTGCCGCTGTTGAGCGCCGCGGAACGGGCCACGGTGCTCGGCGCGTGGAACGCGACGCTCACGCCGTATCCGCAGGAGCAGACGATTGCCGGGCTCTTCGCGGAGCAGGTGCAGCGAACGCCGGACGCGGTCGCGCTGGTCTTCGAGCAGCAGACGCTCACGTACAAGGAACTGGATACGCGGGCGGAGCGGTTTGCCCGCCGCCTGCGGGCGCACGGGGCCGGTCCGGAGGTATTGATCGCGATCTGTATCGAGCGCTCGCTGGAGATGATGGTTGGCCTGCTCGGCATCCTGAAATCGGGCGCCGCGTATGTGCCGCTGGATCCGACCTACCCGAAGGAGCGGCTTGCCTACATGCTGCAGGACTCGCAGGCGCCGGTGCTGGTGACGCTGCGGCGCATGGTGGACCGCCTGCCGGCGAGCGAGACGGCGCAGGTCGTGTGCGTGGACGACGCGGATGAGCCGGCGGGCGCCGACGCGGGGCAGGGCGCCGGGCCGAAAGCGGAGAATGCGGCGTACGTCCTCTACACCTCCGGCTCCACCGGGAACCCGAAAGGCGTGGTGATCACGCACCGGAACGTCGTGAACTTTTTCGTCGGGATGGATCAGGCGCTCGGCGCGGAGCCGGGCGTGTGGCTGGCGCTGACGAGCATCTCGTTCGACATCTCGGTGCTGGAACTCTGCTGGACGTTGACCCGGGGCTTCAAGGTGGTGGTGCTCTCGGACCACGCGCGGATGCCGGGCGCGGCGGCGGCGACGCGGTCACCACGGCAACGCCGGCTCGACTTCAGTCTCTTCTACTTTGGCAGCGAGCCGGACGCGGCGGAGGCCGATCGCTATCGGCTGACGCTGGAAGGGGCGAAGTTCGCCGACCAGCACGGCTTCAATGCGGTGTGGACGCCCGAGCGGCATTTCCATGCCTTCGGCGGGTTGTATCCAAATCCGGCGGTGCTGGGCGCGGCCTTGGCGACGGTGACGCAGCACGTGCAGATTCGCGCGGGCAGCGCCGTGCTACCCCTGCATCATCCGCTCCGGCTGGCGGAGGAGTGGTCGGTCGTCGACAACCTGTCGCATGGTCGCGTGGGCCTGTCGGTGGCGTCGGGCTGGCACGACCGCGATTTCACGCTGGCACCGGAGAAGTACGTGGACCGGAAGGAAATCATGCGCCGCGAAATCGAGACGGTGCGGCGCCTGTGGCGCGGCGAGGAAGTCGCGTTCAAGGGCGGTCGCGGCAACGACGTGCCCGTGCGCGTGTACCCGCGTCCGGTGCAGCCGGAGCTGCCGATCTGGGTGACGACCGCGGGCAATCCCGAAACCTTCCGCGTGGCGGGCGAGGTGGGGGCGAATGTGCTCACGCATTTTCTGGGGCAGGAGCCGGAGGACCTCGCGCGCAAGATCCGGGTGTACCGGGAGGCGCGGCGGGCCGCGGGCCACGCCGGGGAAGGCATCGTGTCGGTGGCGTTGCACACCTTCGTCGGTACGGACCTGGAACAGGTGCGCGCGATCGTGCACGACCCGCTCTGCCGTTATCTGCGCGAGTCCGTCGAGCTCCTGCGCGGGATGTCGCAGGCGCTGTATCCCGGCGCCGAGGTGAAGGCGCTTTCCGAGGAGGAGATGCAGGCCGTCGTCGAATATTCGTTCAACCGCTACTTCGCGGCCTGCGGCCTGCTCGGCACGCCGGAGACGTGTCAGCGGACGCTGGAAAAGCTGGCGGCGTTGGGCGTGGACGAAGTGGCCTGCCTGATCGACTTCGGGGTCCCGACGGCGGCGGCGCTGCAGAGCCTGACGCGGTTGAATGAGGTCCGGGACGCGTGGCAGCAGCAGGCAGGAGCGGCGGGCGAGGCGGAGGCCGCCCCCGACGATTTCTCGCTCGCCGCGCAGATGACGCGGCACGGCGTGACGCACCTCCAGTGCACCCCGTCGTTTGCCCGCATGCTGAGCCAGACCCCCGAGTCGTTGCAGGCGCTGAAGCCGCTGCGGAAGCTCATGGTCGGCGGCGAGGCGCTGCCGACGGGCCTGGCACAGGAGCTGGTCCGCGCGGTCGGCGGCGAGATCGTGAACATGTACGGTCCGACCGAGACCACGATCTGGTCGAGCACGCATCGGGTGGTCGTTGAGCCCAGCGCCAGCGGTGCGGTGGCGATCGGACGGCCGATCGCGAACACGCAGCTCTACATTCTCGACGCGAACCGCCAGCCGGTGCCGGTGGGGATCCCGGGCGAACTCTGGATCGGCGGCGACGGCTTGGCGCGCGGCTACCTGCGGCGGGCGGCGCTGACGGCGGAGAAGTTCGTGACGCTGACGATCGACCCCGCGGCGCCCGGAGGCGGCGGACGGCTCTATCGCACCGGCGATCTCGCGCGTTGGCGGGAGGACGGTGTGGTCGATTTCCTCGGCCGCGTGGACTTCCAGGTGAAGATCCGCGGCCACCGCATCGAACTGGGCGAGATCGAGGCCGCGTTGATGCAGCACACAGACGTCCGCCAGGCGGTCGTGGCGCTGCGGACGGATACGCCGGACGACCCGCGGCTCGTCGCGTACCTCGTGCCCGCGGGGACGGAGGCGCCCCCGGCGGCCCGGTTGCGGGAGTTCCTGAAGCAGAAGCTGCCGGACCACATGGTGCCCGCGGTTTATGTGCCGATGGCGCGGCTGCCGCTCACGCCGAACGGCAAGGTGGATCGCAAGGCGCTACCGGCGCCGCAGGCCTCGGTCGCGCAGTCCGCCCAGGAGTTCGTCGCGCCGACCGGCGACGTGGAGCAGACGCTCGCGGGCATCTGGAAGGACATCCTGAAGGCCGAGGACATCGGGGCGGACGACAACTTCTTCGATTTCGGCGGGCATTCGCTGCAGGTGGTCCAGGTGCAGAACCGCCTGCGCGAAACGCTGCAGGTCGACGTGCCGGTCCTGAAACTCTTTCAGTACCCCACGATCCGTTCGCTCGCGAAGTTCATCGGCGAAGCGGCGAAGGACGAACCCTCGCTGCGCCAGAAGGTCGAGGAACGAAACCGCCGCCGGCAGGCCGTGATCGTGCCGCGGCGCCGGGCGGCGTTGCTCGCTGAACGCCCATGA